The following is a genomic window from Drosophila busckii strain San Diego stock center, stock number 13000-0081.31 chromosome 2L, ASM1175060v1, whole genome shotgun sequence.
CACAATATGATCGTATAGAACTACAGTGCCCATAAAATCGCTCTCGATCATCGTTCGCTTGACGTTCTGATGAAAATGAGTGAATTTCAGATCAACCGGTATCATCTTGTGATCGCCTTTGTGCTTGAACATGAGCGCTGAGCCATGATGCATTGTCTCGTAGTTGTCGCTGTCATTGAAGCTGACGATCTTGTTGTGCCAGTCCAAGTAGCTGAGGTCGCTGCGCCTGGGTCGCAACGGCTTGCGGCCCTCAAAGATGGCCTTCCAATCGGTGGCGCCACGCGACTTCATGTTGCAATGGCGCAAACTGCTCTCATAGTCGATATAGCCGGAGATATCGAAGCCAGTGGTTTGACGTATGAGCACAAATATTATGGTctgtgcatataaataaataaatgaaagtttgaaatttgctTGCCCGATTTACTTACAGAaagtttttgtattaaattcatttcctCGCGTGCAGCCAAAGCCTCGAGCACTGGATCCTCTCCATGTTTTCGATATTTGCCAAACTTTTGGCTGCCCAGCACTTTGGGATTGATTAGATCCAATACTTTAGCTTTCAGCCTATAGAACTCGTGCTCCTCGTGTAATT
Proteins encoded in this region:
- the LOC117134937 gene encoding cilia- and flagella-associated protein 299-like, translated to MAHTADYGLLQFKTYDDYLQSYVAIEDQRYLSNTRTQKNLVKLGYSSNGQLHEEHEFYRLKAKVLDLINPKVLGSQKFGKYRKHGEDPVLEALAAREEMNLIQKLSTIIFVLIRQTTGFDISGYIDYESSLRHCNMKSRGATDWKAIFEGRKPLRPRRSDLSYLDWHNKIVSFNDSDNYETMHHGSALMFKHKGDHKMIPVDLKFTHFHQNVKRTMIESDFMGTVVLYDHIVRKPGAL